A window from Micromonospora profundi encodes these proteins:
- a CDS encoding alpha/beta hydrolase — translation MSVASDMSGQGKPTIVLVHGAFAESSSWNGVIADLKRRGYPVLAVANPLRGVQNDAAYVRSVLDTVSGPVVMAAHSYGGVVMTEAADGVSKVKALVYVASVSPDTGESVATLGAKFAVSKLFEAIKGVPFTLPDGSTGMDQYVDPAKFPEVFAADVDTGTAEVMAVTQRPASADAQQDGVTKAAWKTIPSWTLITKQDQAIAPDLQRFVAERAGSTVVEVEASHAVAVSQPGVVADLIDTAASATAS, via the coding sequence ATGAGCGTCGCTTCTGATATGTCCGGGCAGGGCAAGCCGACAATTGTTCTGGTCCATGGCGCATTCGCCGAATCGTCGAGTTGGAACGGCGTCATTGCCGACCTCAAGCGCCGGGGTTATCCGGTCCTGGCTGTCGCCAACCCGCTGCGCGGTGTGCAGAACGACGCGGCATACGTGCGCTCTGTGCTGGACACCGTGTCGGGGCCGGTCGTCATGGCCGCCCACTCGTACGGCGGAGTGGTGATGACCGAGGCCGCGGACGGCGTCTCCAAGGTCAAGGCACTGGTGTACGTCGCCAGTGTCAGCCCGGATACCGGCGAGAGCGTCGCCACGCTGGGGGCCAAGTTCGCCGTCAGTAAGCTCTTCGAGGCCATCAAGGGCGTGCCGTTCACCCTTCCCGACGGCAGCACGGGCATGGACCAGTACGTCGATCCGGCCAAGTTCCCCGAGGTCTTCGCCGCCGACGTGGACACCGGGACCGCCGAGGTGATGGCTGTCACGCAGCGACCGGCCTCGGCGGACGCCCAACAGGACGGCGTGACAAAGGCCGCGTGGAAGACCATCCCGTCCTGGACCCTCATCACCAAGCAGGACCAGGCCATCGCGCCGGACCTTCAGCGCTTCGTCGCCGAACGCGCCGGGTCCACTGTGGTCGAGGTCGAGGCGTCGCACGCGGTGGCGGTCTCCCAGCCCGGCGTCGTCGCAGACCTCATCGACACCGCCGCCAGCGCCACGGCGAGCTAG
- a CDS encoding sensor histidine kinase — protein MPATPPTRTEWLLAVAILGLITAAVVTDDASAAHAVIACGFGVGLAVLLLVARRWPVPALLATAAGILGYYALDLPPVGVAAPAAAILYVVAERGRVVPAAVVGGSLLAVSVAARLVEGDDTSVVIGAGLGSEAALMLAVIALGDAVRNRRSLRAALARQAAAAAEERRREAAREVEAERIRIAREVHDTLGHTMSVITLQSAVAREALTDAEPEQVDTALAAIQSVSGSAMAELRATLGTLRREPGPRAPAPGFAQLGTLVDGVRRGGLPVELRVDGPVDALPTVVGSTVYRIVQEALTNVVRHAQATRVTVTIRATPARLSVEIVDDGRGSATGAAGEPGEGLRGMSERVALLGGILDAADVAGGGFRVSVRLPLAGAAA, from the coding sequence GTGCCTGCCACACCACCCACCCGTACCGAATGGCTGCTGGCCGTGGCCATCCTCGGCCTGATCACGGCGGCGGTCGTGACAGATGACGCGTCGGCCGCCCACGCGGTGATCGCCTGCGGTTTCGGGGTCGGGTTGGCCGTACTGCTGCTTGTGGCTCGGCGCTGGCCGGTTCCCGCGCTGCTGGCGACGGCCGCCGGCATCCTCGGCTACTACGCGCTGGATCTGCCGCCGGTAGGCGTGGCCGCCCCGGCCGCCGCCATCCTCTACGTGGTCGCGGAACGCGGCCGGGTGGTCCCGGCGGCCGTCGTCGGCGGAAGCCTGCTTGCCGTTTCGGTGGCCGCCCGGCTGGTCGAGGGCGACGACACCTCCGTCGTGATCGGTGCCGGCCTGGGCTCCGAGGCGGCGCTGATGCTCGCCGTCATCGCGCTCGGCGACGCCGTTCGCAACCGGCGTTCGCTGCGCGCGGCGCTGGCCCGGCAGGCGGCAGCGGCGGCCGAGGAGCGCCGACGGGAGGCCGCCCGGGAGGTCGAGGCGGAGCGGATCCGGATCGCCCGGGAGGTGCACGACACCCTCGGACACACGATGTCGGTGATCACCCTCCAGTCCGCAGTGGCGCGGGAGGCGCTCACCGACGCCGAGCCCGAGCAGGTCGACACGGCCCTGGCCGCGATCCAGTCGGTGAGCGGCAGCGCCATGGCCGAACTACGTGCGACGCTGGGTACGCTGCGTCGCGAGCCTGGACCACGCGCACCGGCCCCCGGCTTCGCCCAGCTGGGCACGCTCGTCGACGGCGTCCGCCGCGGCGGGCTCCCGGTCGAGTTGCGCGTCGACGGCCCGGTCGACGCGTTGCCCACGGTGGTGGGCAGCACTGTCTACCGGATCGTGCAGGAGGCGCTGACAAACGTGGTGCGACACGCGCAGGCCACCCGCGTCACTGTGACGATCCGGGCGACGCCCGCCCGACTGTCCGTGGAGATCGTCGACGACGGCCGCGGATCCGCCACCGGCGCGGCAGGCGAGCCCGGTGAAGGGCTGCGGGGCATGTCGGAGCGGGTCGCCCTGCTCGGCGGAATCCTCGACGCCGCCGACGTCGCCGGGGGCGGCTTCCGGGTCTCGGTCCGCCTGCCACTGGCCGGGGCAGCCGCATGA
- a CDS encoding low temperature requirement protein A, with the protein MEAGRSELLRPPASAGRATFLELFFDLAFVLALSRVSQRFAGLNDDTGWALAAGFGRTLLLFLALWLIWSHTAWITSRYEPEQPVIQAVVVGTMFAGLVMAVALPRAMEERALPFTVAYLMVMVVRPLVVAAALRGHPRRMVPLRLAAWSTASAPLWLAGALGPEHLRTPLWAAALAVDYLAWALGWPVPRLGASVVGRWRIAGTHLADRYQQMFLIALGESILIIGVVFSGTDYSGERAAAFTVAFATSALLWRIYFHRAGLLLTEALDQAARPGQLGAASERTHLVIVLSVLVSSVGYELVIDHPYGPPQVSWLLFVVGGPMLFLVARMRLDYEIFGQIFHPKVIGFVALLLVTPALARSERMVGLSVVAGVLALVALLDALRSRGRPVERPASPIGREASEGPVSEA; encoded by the coding sequence ATGGAGGCGGGGCGTTCCGAACTGCTGCGCCCACCTGCGAGCGCGGGCCGTGCGACGTTCCTGGAGCTCTTCTTCGATCTTGCCTTTGTTCTGGCCCTCAGCAGGGTCTCGCAACGATTCGCCGGCCTGAACGACGACACCGGCTGGGCGCTCGCCGCAGGGTTCGGTCGTACCCTGCTGCTGTTCCTGGCGCTCTGGTTGATCTGGTCGCACACCGCCTGGATCACCAGCCGCTATGAGCCAGAGCAGCCGGTCATCCAGGCGGTGGTGGTCGGCACCATGTTCGCCGGCCTGGTCATGGCTGTGGCGCTGCCACGCGCCATGGAGGAGCGGGCGCTGCCGTTCACTGTCGCGTACCTGATGGTGATGGTGGTGCGGCCGCTGGTGGTCGCCGCCGCGCTGCGTGGCCATCCGCGACGGATGGTGCCGCTCCGGCTGGCGGCGTGGTCGACGGCGAGCGCGCCGCTGTGGCTGGCCGGCGCGTTGGGCCCGGAACACCTTCGCACGCCGCTCTGGGCTGCCGCCCTCGCCGTCGACTACCTCGCGTGGGCCCTCGGCTGGCCCGTGCCGCGGCTCGGGGCCTCAGTGGTGGGACGTTGGCGGATCGCCGGTACGCATCTCGCCGACCGCTATCAGCAGATGTTTCTCATCGCGCTCGGTGAATCGATCCTGATCATTGGCGTGGTCTTCAGTGGCACGGACTACTCCGGGGAAAGAGCCGCCGCCTTCACTGTCGCCTTCGCCACCAGCGCGCTGCTCTGGCGGATCTACTTCCACCGCGCCGGTCTGCTGCTGACCGAGGCATTGGACCAGGCGGCCAGGCCCGGTCAACTGGGCGCGGCGTCGGAACGGACGCATTTGGTGATCGTTCTCAGCGTGCTCGTCAGCTCGGTCGGTTACGAGCTGGTCATCGACCATCCGTACGGGCCGCCGCAGGTCAGTTGGCTCCTCTTCGTGGTGGGCGGTCCGATGCTTTTCCTCGTCGCTCGTATGCGGCTGGATTACGAGATCTTCGGCCAGATTTTCCACCCCAAGGTGATCGGCTTCGTGGCTCTGTTGCTGGTGACGCCGGCGTTGGCCCGCTCGGAGCGGATGGTGGGGCTGAGCGTGGTGGCCGGAGTGCTGGCCCTTGTCGCGCTGCTCGACGCCCTGCGGAGCCGGGGACGGCCGGTGGAGCGCCCCGCCTCGCCGATCGGGCGGGAGGCGTCCGAGGGTCCCGTCAGCGAGGCGTGA
- a CDS encoding TetR/AcrR family transcriptional regulator yields the protein MTRGAPEPRPSEARLRLLATATRIFYAEGIHSVGVDRIIAEAKVTRATFYRHFPSKDDLILAYLREIHGMERGRVEAALAADPSPAGALLAIAGSIAESIQSSGFRGCAFLNAAAEYPDPNHPVHQEVIGHRQWFLDTLTALMAQVHEETAGPAARHFVMLRDGAMAAGCLFDPALVSETFLRGVEGLLDINSERQSAQSHR from the coding sequence ATGACTCGCGGCGCACCCGAACCCCGGCCCTCCGAGGCGCGGCTCCGGCTCCTGGCCACCGCGACCAGGATCTTCTACGCCGAGGGCATCCACTCCGTCGGTGTCGACCGGATCATCGCGGAGGCGAAGGTGACCCGGGCCACCTTCTACCGGCACTTCCCCAGCAAGGACGACCTCATCCTCGCCTACCTGCGCGAGATCCACGGGATGGAACGCGGCAGGGTCGAGGCGGCTCTCGCGGCCGACCCGTCGCCGGCCGGCGCTCTCCTGGCCATCGCCGGCTCGATCGCTGAGAGCATCCAGTCCTCCGGCTTCCGCGGATGCGCGTTCCTGAATGCCGCAGCGGAGTATCCCGACCCGAACCATCCCGTGCACCAGGAGGTCATCGGCCACCGGCAGTGGTTCCTGGACACGCTCACCGCGCTCATGGCGCAGGTCCATGAGGAAACGGCCGGTCCTGCCGCGCGCCACTTCGTCATGCTCCGCGACGGGGCAATGGCGGCCGGGTGCCTCTTCGACCCCGCGTTGGTGTCGGAGACGTTCCTGCGCGGGGTCGAGGGACTTCTGGACATCAACTCCGAGCGTCAATCGGCGCAGTCACACCGCTAG
- a CDS encoding family 43 glycosylhydrolase, whose product MPSFRNGRRQVARLTALVVGATLIIVGVTQQAFAADLPTGARSLQSVNVPGQYLRHADYLGSIAAVTSGSSTQARSDATVTVTPGLAGGTGCVSFQAANGMWLRHRDYRIRLETNSGTATFLADATFCVREGSASGSVRLEAFNYPGRFIRHRDYQLWLDPSTTNPTTFAEDSSFRVVTPWIAGRRSPVIKGLYADPNIAFLNGRYYIYPTTDGYEGWSGSRFKAFSSTDLVNWTDHGTILDLGPHVSWADDRAWAPTIAYRNDRYYFYFSAAANIGVATSTSPTGPFTDPLGRPLVPAGLRSGQMIDPHAFTDTDGQSYLYWGNGSAYAVRLNPDMTSFDPAQIRTFGLPNFREAPFVFKRGSTYYLTYSVDDTRSENYHVEYATGTTPFGPWTHRGTILAKNLSLGIRGPAHQSIVKAPDSDTWYIAYHRFAIPAGNGTNREVTIDQMWFNADGTIRPVAPTL is encoded by the coding sequence ATGCCCTCGTTCCGTAACGGCCGGAGGCAGGTGGCCCGACTGACGGCGCTCGTCGTCGGCGCAACCCTGATCATCGTCGGCGTGACACAACAGGCTTTCGCGGCAGATCTCCCCACCGGCGCCCGGTCCCTGCAGTCGGTGAACGTGCCCGGCCAGTATCTGCGGCACGCCGACTACCTCGGCAGCATCGCCGCAGTGACATCAGGCAGTTCCACCCAGGCCCGCAGCGACGCGACAGTCACCGTGACCCCGGGTCTGGCAGGTGGCACCGGATGCGTCTCGTTCCAGGCGGCGAACGGCATGTGGCTGCGCCACCGCGACTACCGCATCCGGTTGGAGACCAACTCCGGCACGGCGACGTTCCTGGCTGATGCCACCTTCTGCGTACGGGAGGGCTCCGCCAGTGGTTCCGTGCGCCTCGAAGCGTTCAACTACCCGGGTCGGTTCATCCGCCACCGCGACTACCAGCTGTGGCTCGACCCGTCGACGACAAACCCGACCACGTTCGCCGAGGACAGCTCCTTCCGGGTCGTCACCCCGTGGATCGCCGGCCGCCGTAGCCCCGTCATCAAGGGCCTCTACGCCGACCCGAACATCGCCTTTCTCAACGGCCGCTACTACATCTACCCGACCACCGACGGGTACGAGGGCTGGAGCGGCAGCCGGTTCAAGGCGTTCTCGTCCACCGACCTGGTGAACTGGACCGACCACGGAACCATCCTCGACCTCGGGCCGCACGTCAGCTGGGCGGACGACCGCGCCTGGGCGCCGACGATCGCCTACCGCAACGATCGCTACTACTTCTACTTCAGCGCCGCCGCCAACATCGGCGTGGCAACCTCGACCAGCCCGACGGGCCCGTTCACCGACCCGCTCGGCCGACCGCTGGTCCCCGCCGGTCTCCGCAGCGGCCAGATGATCGACCCGCACGCCTTCACCGACACCGACGGTCAGTCCTACCTCTACTGGGGCAACGGCTCGGCCTACGCGGTCCGCCTGAACCCGGACATGACGTCCTTCGACCCGGCGCAGATCCGCACCTTCGGCCTGCCCAACTTCCGCGAGGCGCCGTTCGTCTTCAAGCGCGGCAGCACGTACTACCTGACGTACTCCGTCGACGACACCCGCTCGGAGAACTACCACGTCGAGTACGCCACAGGCACCACACCGTTCGGCCCCTGGACCCATCGCGGCACGATTCTCGCCAAGAACCTGAGCCTCGGCATCAGAGGCCCCGCGCACCAGTCGATCGTCAAGGCGCCGGACAGCGACACCTGGTACATCGCGTACCACCGCTTCGCCATTCCGGCGGGTAACGGCACCAACCGCGAGGTCACCATCGACCAGATGTGGTTCAACGCCGACGGCACCATCCGACCTGTCGCGCCCACCCTCTAG
- a CDS encoding dihydrolipoyl dehydrogenase family protein, which produces MDNATYDVIVIGAGPVGENVADRVVQGGLTAAIVERELVGGECSYWACMPTKALLRSQTALQAARRLPGAREAVTGDLDVAAVLRRRDSFASNWKDDGQVSWLDSAGIALYRGHGRISSDRVVEVSGKEGVTISLTARHAVVVATGSGARVPDVPGLTEATPWTSREAASASEVPGRLAIIGGGVVATEMATAYASFGSTVTVLVRDGVLQQAEPFVGERVTQSLREAGVTVRLGVEATSVSRDDAGTVHITLTDGEQVDADEVLVAAGRTPNTQDIGLDTIGLKPGAWLTVDDTLRVVDDAGALVGDGWLYAAGDVNRRVLLTHQGKYQARAVGDVIVARAKGEAVEDGPWGRHVATADQRAVPQVVFTDPEVASVGLTAAAAEAARLRVRVVDYDLAAVAGSALHADGYQGHARMVVDEDRSVIVGFTLVGPDVAELLHAATIAIVGEVPLDRLWHAVPSYPTVSEVWLRLLEAYGR; this is translated from the coding sequence ATGGACAACGCCACGTACGACGTCATCGTCATCGGCGCGGGGCCGGTCGGCGAGAACGTCGCCGACCGCGTCGTGCAGGGCGGCCTGACTGCCGCCATCGTCGAGCGGGAACTGGTCGGTGGTGAGTGTTCCTACTGGGCGTGCATGCCGACAAAGGCGTTGCTGCGCAGTCAGACCGCGCTCCAGGCGGCACGTCGGCTGCCTGGAGCCCGCGAGGCGGTGACGGGCGACCTGGACGTGGCCGCCGTGCTGCGCCGCCGCGACTCCTTCGCGTCGAACTGGAAGGACGACGGGCAGGTGTCCTGGCTCGACTCCGCGGGGATCGCGCTGTATCGCGGCCACGGACGGATCAGCTCCGACCGGGTCGTCGAGGTGAGCGGCAAGGAAGGTGTCACGATCTCGCTCACCGCTCGACACGCGGTCGTCGTCGCGACCGGAAGCGGCGCCCGGGTGCCGGACGTCCCCGGTCTGACCGAGGCGACGCCGTGGACCAGCCGTGAGGCGGCATCCGCGAGCGAGGTCCCCGGCCGGCTCGCCATCATCGGCGGGGGAGTGGTGGCCACGGAGATGGCTACCGCGTACGCCAGTTTCGGATCCACTGTGACGGTGCTGGTCCGCGACGGTGTGCTGCAACAGGCGGAGCCGTTCGTCGGCGAGCGGGTCACGCAGTCCCTGCGGGAAGCCGGCGTGACGGTACGTCTCGGTGTCGAGGCCACGTCGGTGAGCCGGGACGACGCCGGCACAGTGCACATCACGCTCACCGACGGCGAGCAGGTCGACGCCGACGAGGTCCTTGTTGCTGCCGGCCGTACGCCGAACACCCAGGACATCGGCCTGGACACGATCGGGCTGAAGCCCGGTGCCTGGCTCACCGTCGACGACACGCTGCGGGTCGTCGACGACGCCGGGGCGTTGGTCGGCGACGGCTGGCTGTACGCGGCCGGTGACGTCAACCGGCGCGTGCTGCTGACCCACCAGGGCAAGTACCAGGCCCGCGCGGTGGGCGACGTCATCGTGGCACGCGCCAAGGGCGAAGCGGTCGAGGACGGCCCGTGGGGCCGGCACGTCGCCACCGCCGACCAGCGCGCCGTGCCGCAGGTCGTCTTCACCGATCCGGAGGTCGCTTCCGTGGGGCTGACCGCAGCCGCCGCCGAGGCCGCCAGGCTGCGGGTTCGGGTCGTCGACTACGACCTGGCGGCCGTGGCGGGATCCGCGCTGCACGCCGACGGCTATCAGGGGCACGCCCGGATGGTCGTCGACGAGGACCGCAGCGTCATAGTGGGCTTCACCCTCGTCGGCCCGGACGTCGCGGAGCTGCTGCACGCGGCGACGATCGCCATCGTCGGCGAGGTTCCGCTGGACCGGCTGTGGCACGCCGTGCCCTCGTACCCGACGGTCAGCGAGGTCTGGCTGCGCCTGCTGGAGGCGTACGGCCGCTGA
- a CDS encoding helix-turn-helix domain-containing protein, producing MGNSAEKAVERVIATMHDNLGEQITIDDMARVAMFSKFHFSRIFQRVTGVSPGRFLSALRLERAKELLTSTSFNVSDISLRVGYTSVGTFSSRFTRSVGLSPTTYRRLRGVAPQIRPETGLDPTRATGVVRGTVTPADPNRPGLTFIGLFPERIPEARPVSCTVLAEPGQFLLDRVPPGSWYLLAHSVGESPEQAGELVSLRGVGLATATVGPLHVGHSAVIENADLTLRPMRSLDPPVLLALLDVRRAALTRIGQVPQRYPVAA from the coding sequence ATGGGTAACTCTGCGGAAAAAGCCGTCGAGCGCGTCATCGCCACCATGCACGACAATCTCGGTGAACAAATCACCATCGACGACATGGCTCGCGTCGCGATGTTCAGCAAGTTCCACTTCTCGCGAATCTTCCAGCGCGTGACAGGCGTGTCCCCCGGCAGGTTCCTGTCGGCCCTACGGCTGGAACGGGCAAAGGAACTGCTGACCTCCACGTCGTTCAACGTGTCGGATATCAGCCTACGGGTGGGATACACAAGCGTCGGCACCTTCAGTTCCCGGTTCACCCGAAGCGTGGGGCTCTCCCCCACCACCTACCGCAGGCTCCGTGGCGTCGCACCGCAGATCCGGCCCGAGACCGGCCTCGACCCGACGCGGGCCACCGGCGTCGTCCGCGGCACAGTGACCCCGGCCGATCCGAACCGGCCCGGCCTCACCTTCATCGGCCTGTTCCCCGAACGCATCCCGGAGGCCCGACCGGTGAGCTGCACCGTGCTAGCGGAGCCGGGTCAGTTCCTGCTCGACAGGGTCCCGCCGGGATCGTGGTACCTGCTCGCCCACTCCGTCGGGGAGAGCCCAGAGCAGGCCGGTGAGTTGGTGTCGCTGCGCGGCGTGGGCCTGGCCACTGCCACTGTCGGCCCCCTCCACGTCGGGCACTCGGCGGTCATCGAGAACGCCGACCTCACATTGCGGCCGATGCGCTCCCTCGACCCACCCGTGCTGCTCGCCCTGCTCGACGTACGCAGGGCAGCCCTGACCCGGATCGGCCAGGTGCCGCAGCGGTACCCGGTCGCTGCCTGA
- a CDS encoding endo-1,4-beta-xylanase produces the protein MKPLRTLLSTATLAVALTAGMAVAMAPTASAGTTLKQAAAEKGRYFGAAVATGKLSDSQYVGILNREFNSVVAENEMKWDATEPQQGRFSYSGGDRLVSHAQANGMSVRGHALLWHQQQPGWAQGLSGSALRNAAINHVTQVATYYRGKIYAWDVVNEAFADGGSGGRRDSNLQRTGNDWIEAAFRAARAADPGAKLCYNDYNTDGINAKSTGIYNMVRDFKSRGVPIDCVGFQSHLGTTLAGDYQANLQRFADLGVDVQITELDVMTGSNQANIFGAVTRACLAVTRCTGITVWGVRDSDSWRGTDNALLFDRSGNKKAAYDSVLNALNAGTNPTTPPPGSPVDTSAWYVLVNRNSGRALDVYNRATNDGARITQWSRNDGAWQQWQFVDSGGGYYRLKSRHSGKVLDVYNFSTADGAAIVQWGDGNGTNQQFRIAESSGGYVRLLNRNSGKAIEVQGASTADGGNIVQYADWGGNNQQWQLVRIG, from the coding sequence ATGAAACCCCTGAGAACTCTGCTGTCGACGGCGACACTCGCCGTCGCCCTGACCGCGGGCATGGCGGTGGCCATGGCCCCCACCGCCAGCGCCGGGACAACCCTCAAACAGGCCGCCGCCGAGAAGGGCCGCTACTTCGGTGCGGCCGTCGCGACGGGCAAGCTCTCCGACAGCCAGTACGTCGGGATCCTGAACCGCGAGTTCAACAGTGTGGTGGCTGAGAATGAGATGAAGTGGGATGCCACCGAGCCGCAGCAGGGTCGGTTCAGCTATTCCGGTGGTGATCGTCTGGTCAGTCACGCGCAGGCCAATGGCATGAGTGTGCGGGGTCATGCGTTGTTGTGGCACCAGCAGCAGCCGGGTTGGGCGCAGGGCTTGTCGGGCAGCGCGTTGCGTAACGCGGCGATCAACCATGTGACGCAGGTGGCCACCTACTACCGGGGCAAGATCTATGCCTGGGATGTGGTGAATGAGGCGTTCGCCGATGGTGGCAGTGGTGGGCGGCGGGATTCGAATCTGCAGCGCACCGGTAACGACTGGATCGAGGCGGCGTTCCGGGCTGCGCGGGCCGCGGATCCGGGTGCGAAGTTGTGTTACAACGACTACAACACCGATGGGATCAACGCGAAGTCGACGGGTATCTACAACATGGTGCGGGACTTCAAGTCCCGTGGTGTGCCGATCGACTGCGTCGGTTTCCAGTCGCATCTGGGTACGACGTTGGCCGGTGACTACCAGGCCAACCTGCAACGCTTCGCTGACCTGGGCGTTGATGTGCAGATCACCGAGTTGGACGTGATGACCGGCTCCAACCAGGCCAACATCTTCGGCGCGGTCACCCGCGCCTGCCTGGCCGTCACCCGCTGCACCGGCATCACAGTCTGGGGCGTACGGGACAGCGACTCGTGGCGTGGCACTGACAACGCCCTGCTGTTCGACAGGTCGGGCAACAAGAAGGCGGCGTACGACTCCGTCCTCAACGCCCTCAACGCGGGCACCAACCCCACCACACCTCCGCCGGGCTCCCCTGTGGACACCAGCGCCTGGTACGTGCTGGTGAACCGCAACAGTGGCAGGGCGCTGGACGTGTACAACCGTGCCACGAACGACGGCGCGCGGATCACGCAGTGGTCCCGTAACGACGGCGCGTGGCAGCAGTGGCAGTTCGTCGACTCCGGCGGCGGCTACTACCGGCTGAAGTCCCGGCACTCCGGCAAGGTGCTCGACGTCTACAACTTCTCCACCGCCGACGGTGCGGCGATCGTGCAGTGGGGCGACGGCAACGGCACCAACCAGCAGTTCCGGATCGCCGAGTCCAGCGGCGGCTACGTGCGCCTGCTCAACCGCAACAGCGGCAAGGCGATCGAGGTGCAGGGCGCGTCCACCGCCGACGGCGGCAACATCGTGCAGTACGCCGACTGGGGTGGCAACAACCAGCAGTGGCAACTGGTCCGCATCGGGTAG
- a CDS encoding EthD family reductase: MPTKITLIVGNPANPAEFEKVYADVRRAADAFPKLQRVESAKVWPKEDGTPTPAYRTLDLYFASYDDASAAVATPAAGAVFGGLQGAQVEITGLFSEIE; the protein is encoded by the coding sequence ATGCCCACCAAGATCACGCTGATCGTTGGCAATCCCGCGAACCCCGCCGAGTTCGAGAAGGTCTACGCCGATGTGCGTCGGGCCGCGGACGCGTTCCCGAAGCTCCAGCGGGTCGAATCGGCAAAGGTGTGGCCGAAGGAGGACGGCACGCCGACCCCTGCGTACCGGACGCTCGACCTCTACTTCGCCTCCTACGACGACGCGTCCGCCGCGGTCGCGACGCCCGCCGCCGGCGCCGTCTTCGGCGGGCTCCAGGGCGCTCAGGTGGAGATCACGGGGCTGTTCTCGGAGATCGAGTAG
- a CDS encoding anthrone oxygenase family protein — protein sequence MSRIKLTWIVLIVLVWTAMMSFGGVAAETVMLYPNVFGDAPASLDRAREFLVAGGPSDYFPPLGASVVLTSLAATVLTWRNRRLRWYVAAAAAVFIVCEFLFSVVFFWPRNEIMFVDPVGTHSPEYLRQVAEEFVAGHWVRVAGGAVTAALAFTALLRFTRDTAPARVER from the coding sequence GTGTCCCGTATCAAGCTGACGTGGATCGTCCTGATCGTGCTCGTCTGGACGGCGATGATGTCCTTTGGTGGGGTCGCCGCCGAGACCGTGATGCTCTACCCGAACGTCTTCGGCGACGCACCCGCCTCGCTGGACCGGGCCCGTGAGTTCCTGGTCGCGGGCGGCCCGAGTGACTACTTCCCGCCGCTGGGCGCCTCGGTGGTGCTGACCAGCCTCGCCGCGACCGTCCTCACCTGGCGCAACCGCCGGCTGCGCTGGTACGTCGCCGCTGCGGCAGCGGTCTTCATCGTCTGCGAGTTCCTGTTCTCGGTGGTGTTCTTCTGGCCGCGCAACGAGATCATGTTCGTCGACCCGGTCGGCACGCACTCGCCGGAGTACCTGCGCCAGGTCGCCGAGGAGTTCGTCGCCGGGCACTGGGTGCGCGTCGCTGGGGGAGCGGTGACTGCCGCGCTGGCGTTCACCGCGCTGCTGCGCTTCACCAGGGACACCGCACCGGCGCGGGTCGAGCGATGA
- a CDS encoding response regulator transcription factor, giving the protein MSDVRVVLVDDQHLVRTGLRALLERAADITVVGEAQDGGAAVAVTRDQRPDVVLMDVRMPGGDGIEATRRIRTDPTLADVRVVMLTTFDDDEYLFEAIRAGASGFLLKDTPPDALRDAVRVVAGGDALLSPAVTRRVIAAAARSPVADPTRLAGLTGRERDVLAQVGTGRSNVEIGAALHLSPDTARTYVSRLLHKLNARDRAQLVVIAYESGLVRPGDN; this is encoded by the coding sequence ATGAGCGACGTACGTGTCGTCCTCGTCGACGACCAGCACCTGGTGCGCACGGGCCTTCGTGCACTGCTGGAGCGCGCCGCCGACATCACAGTGGTCGGTGAGGCGCAGGACGGCGGGGCCGCCGTTGCGGTCACCCGCGACCAGCGGCCCGACGTAGTCCTGATGGACGTTCGGATGCCCGGCGGCGACGGTATCGAGGCCACCCGGCGCATCCGCACCGATCCGACGCTTGCCGACGTCCGGGTGGTCATGCTCACCACCTTCGACGACGACGAGTACCTCTTCGAGGCCATCCGCGCCGGCGCCTCCGGCTTCCTGCTCAAGGACACCCCGCCCGACGCGCTGCGCGACGCCGTCCGCGTGGTGGCCGGCGGGGACGCGCTGCTGTCGCCGGCGGTGACCCGGCGGGTGATCGCCGCGGCGGCCCGCTCCCCCGTTGCGGATCCGACGCGGCTCGCCGGCCTCACCGGACGGGAACGCGACGTCCTCGCCCAGGTCGGCACCGGACGGTCGAACGTCGAGATCGGGGCGGCGCTGCATCTCAGCCCGGACACCGCCCGCACCTACGTGAGTCGCCTCCTGCACAAGCTGAACGCCCGCGACCGCGCCCAACTCGTCGTCATCGCGTACGAGAGCGGGCTTGTCCGCCCGGGTGACAACTGA